Proteins found in one Hypomesus transpacificus isolate Combined female chromosome 20, fHypTra1, whole genome shotgun sequence genomic segment:
- the havcr1 gene encoding hepatitis A virus cellular receptor 1 — protein sequence MKIIYSAAWLIIYLLTVSQCGALQVVGVEGQNVTLPCRYDASYHGVLHMCWGRGALPSSGCDNQILSSDGSAVTKRTSIRYLLSGDLKQGDISLTILNTTERDAGLYGCRVEIPGWFNDMKSEVRLTMEKTFLPTTTRIPDLVSVTPANHSQCHVTANSTESQDVSTSHSSESESDQSGDVSLPVILVCAMLLLLVIGALSLVFLLGQRRKQLRMALALSQQTGSSVRYRSSVSSQGLYNREMAAENIYQMDDGDIYTNIYEP from the exons ATGAAGATAATCTACAGTGCAGCCTGGCTTATCATCTACCTACTAACAG TCAGTCAATGTGGTGCTCTACAGGTGGTCGGTGTTGAAGGCCAGAATGTGACTCTGCCGTGCAGATATGATGCCTCCTATCACGGAGTTCTTCACAtgtgctgggggagaggagcgcTTCCATCCTCTGGGTGTGACAACCAGATCCTCTCCAGTGACGGATCAGCAGTAACAAAAAGAACCTCCATCAGGTATCTGCTGTCTGGAGACCTGAAGCAGGGTGACATCTCCCTGACCATCCTAAacaccacagagagagatgcagggcTGTATGGGTGCAGAGTGGAAATACCAGGCTGGTTCAACGACATGAAGAGTGAAGTCAGGTTGACCATGGAGAAAA CCTTTTTGCCAACCACAACCAGGATACCCGACCTTGTGTCCGTGACACCAGCCAATCACTCGCAAT GTCACGTGACTGCCAACTCTACGGAATCACAAGATGTGTCAACATCCCATTCCAGCGAGTCAGAGTCT GATCAGAGTGGAGATGTGTCTCTGCCAGTCATCCTGGTGTGTGCTATGCTGCTTCTCCTGGTCATCGGGGCTCTCAGTCTGGTCTTCCTTCTTG GACAACGAAGGAAACAGTTGAGGATGGCACTGGCATT ATCTCAGCAGACTGGCAGCTCAGTGCGCTACAGGAGCTCAGTGTCCAGCCAGGGTCTGTACAACAGAGAGATGGCTGCGGAGAACATCTACCAGATGGATGATGGCGACATCTACACCAACATCTACGAACCCTGA
- the LOC124482661 gene encoding spore wall protein 2-like, with product MVCSLRLDRGGMVQTTEQYQFLYATLAQYSTQLEMQPARPQEDQGNLENQGNKESQGSKESQGSKESQGSKESQGNKESQGNKESQGNKESQGNKESQGNKENKDNKEKKESRGKGEDRENQVIRSSADSTASETV from the exons ATGGTATGCAGTCTACGTCTGGACAG gGGTGGTATGGTCCAGACTACTGAGCAGTACCAGTTCCTGTATGCCACCCTGGCTCAGTACAGCACACAGCTGGAGATGCAACCCGCCAGACCGCAGGAGGACCAAGGGAACCTGGAGaaccaggggaacaaggagagccaggggagcaaggagagccaggggagcaaggagagccaggggagcaaggagagccaggggaacaaggagagccaggggaacaaggagagccaggggaacaaggagagccaggggaacaaggagagccaggggaacaaggagaacaaggacaacaaggagaagaaagagagcagaGGCAAGGGAGAAGACCGGGAGAACCAGGTCATCAGGTCCAGTGCTGACAGCACAGCTTCAGAAACAGTATGA
- the LOC124482651 gene encoding tyrosine-protein phosphatase non-receptor type 7-like, with translation MHNKCKRSDNSCVFVVKCGKANSKLKIIISRMLFAAELYGAHYNWPTQLGTESREVRHYWYSTWPDHQTPECSAPLLRLVEEVEDYKKSLPHNPGPIIVHCSAGIGRTGCFIASCIGCQQLRYSRQVDILRMVCSLRLDRGGMVQTTEQYQFLYATLAQYSTQLEMQPARPQEDQENPESQGNKESQGNKESQGNKDNKEKREQKQGRRPGEPGHQVQC, from the exons ATGCACAACAAGTGCAAAAGATCTGATAACTCGTGTGTCTTTGTTGTGAAATGCGGGAAAGCCAACTCCAAGTTGAAGATAATCATATCCCGCATGCTGTTTGCAGCGGAGCTGTATGGAGCACACTACAATTGGCCCACACAG ctggGAACAGAGTCTCGTGAGGTAAGGCATTACTGGTACTCTACCTGGCCTGACCACCAGACCCCAGAATGTTCAGCCCCTCTGCTGCgattggtggaggaggtggaggactaCAAAAAGTCCCTCCCACACAACCCTGGACCAATCATCGTCCACTGCAG TGCAGGCATTGGTAGAACGGGCTGCTTCATCGCCAGCTGTATCGGTTGTCAACAGCTTCGATACTCCAGGCAGGTGGACATACTAAGAATGGTATGCAGTCTACGTCTGGACAG gGGTGGTATGGTCCAGACTACTGAGCAGTACCAGTTCCTGTATGCCACCCTGGCTCAGTACAGCACACAGCTGGAGATGCAACCCGCCAGACCGCAGGAGGACCAAGAGAACCcggagagccaggggaacaaggagagccaggggaacaaggagagccaggggaacaaggacaacaaggagaagagagagcagaagCAAGGGAGAAGACCGGGAGAACCTGGTCATCAGGTCCAGTGCTGA